In Marinicauda algicola, one DNA window encodes the following:
- a CDS encoding alpha/beta hydrolase family protein, with protein sequence MTALHTLLTTTAALAMLTAAAAAQETGQQDEDTGYTPGGQSGYDAALVAIEPEDTAVRVGLAGEDPADIARYILASNGAAAGAQISPDGSQVAFRWSITGEPQLWVAPAEGGQPVRLTYGNGITFFSWAPDGQSLIYGADNDGNEQEAFYLIAADGSSERVILPAEAGAFRVFGDFAGGGERIVYASTARTGLDFDIYTADVGTGAASLVYEGRFGNYPGEVSPDGRLVTVSQSRGEDSNDLYLLNLETGERTTVSAPERRAAHEGVEWFDDSSGFLLATNREREYAALMEYDIEAGSFELVEAEEGHDIENVTLCGANDRWLAFTTNEDGFSVLHLRDRRRDRALEAPELPAGVYSLHCSGDSDAMAITVSGYATPGSVFVWDFAGRELHQTFAAPMAGLDPDRLVRPESVRMTARDGVELQGLLYLPDESSRQGEGAPPVVFFVHGGPTAQSRPNFDAVVQYHVDRGVAVFEPNVRGSTGFGHTYVTLDDRENRLHSIRDLVDMLEALREDGRVDADRAAVVGGSYGGYAVNAVLANYPGNFIAGASLYGVADWVTALEVASPALRASDRIEYGDITEERWQEFYRENSPIRQAEHIDVPVLYSHGVNDPRIDIAETETMVRTLRENGVEAVYVRIPDEGHGWRKLSNQLFYYRLQAEFLEEKLGLGEGE encoded by the coding sequence ATGACCGCGCTCCACACCCTTCTCACCACCACCGCCGCGCTCGCCATGCTCACCGCCGCCGCCGCGGCGCAGGAGACCGGCCAGCAGGACGAGGACACCGGCTACACGCCCGGCGGGCAGTCGGGATACGACGCGGCGCTGGTCGCGATCGAGCCAGAGGACACCGCCGTGCGCGTCGGGCTCGCGGGCGAGGATCCGGCCGATATCGCGCGCTACATCCTGGCCTCCAACGGGGCGGCCGCGGGGGCGCAGATCTCTCCCGACGGCAGCCAGGTCGCCTTCCGCTGGTCGATCACCGGGGAACCCCAGCTGTGGGTCGCCCCGGCCGAAGGCGGCCAGCCGGTGCGCCTGACCTACGGCAACGGTATCACCTTCTTTTCCTGGGCCCCGGACGGGCAGTCCCTGATCTACGGCGCGGACAATGACGGCAACGAGCAGGAGGCGTTCTATCTGATCGCCGCCGACGGCAGCAGCGAGCGCGTGATCCTGCCCGCCGAGGCCGGGGCCTTCCGCGTGTTCGGCGATTTCGCTGGCGGGGGCGAGAGAATCGTCTACGCCTCCACCGCGCGCACCGGGCTCGATTTCGACATCTACACCGCTGACGTGGGAACCGGGGCGGCGAGCCTCGTCTACGAGGGCAGGTTCGGGAACTATCCCGGCGAGGTCTCCCCCGACGGGCGCCTCGTCACGGTGTCGCAAAGCCGCGGGGAGGATTCCAACGATCTCTACCTGCTGAACCTGGAAACCGGGGAGCGCACCACCGTCTCCGCGCCCGAGCGCCGCGCCGCGCACGAGGGCGTGGAGTGGTTCGACGATTCCTCGGGATTCCTGCTCGCCACCAACCGCGAGCGCGAATACGCCGCGCTGATGGAATACGACATCGAGGCGGGCAGTTTCGAGCTCGTCGAGGCGGAAGAGGGCCACGATATCGAGAACGTCACCCTGTGCGGGGCGAACGACCGCTGGCTCGCCTTCACCACGAACGAGGACGGCTTCTCCGTGCTGCACCTGCGCGACCGGCGCCGGGACCGCGCGCTCGAGGCGCCCGAGCTGCCCGCCGGGGTGTATTCGCTGCACTGCTCCGGGGACAGCGACGCCATGGCGATCACGGTCAGCGGCTATGCCACGCCCGGCAGCGTGTTCGTCTGGGATTTCGCCGGGCGAGAGCTGCACCAGACCTTCGCCGCGCCGATGGCCGGGCTCGATCCGGACCGTCTCGTCCGCCCGGAGAGCGTGCGCATGACGGCGCGCGACGGGGTGGAGCTGCAGGGGCTTCTGTATCTGCCCGACGAGAGCTCGCGTCAGGGTGAGGGCGCGCCGCCGGTGGTGTTCTTCGTCCATGGCGGGCCGACCGCGCAGTCGCGGCCGAATTTCGACGCCGTGGTGCAATACCATGTCGACCGGGGCGTGGCGGTGTTCGAGCCCAATGTGCGCGGCTCGACCGGCTTCGGGCACACCTATGTGACGCTCGACGACCGGGAGAACCGCCTGCATTCCATCCGCGACCTCGTCGACATGCTCGAAGCGCTGCGCGAGGACGGGCGCGTGGATGCCGACCGCGCCGCGGTCGTGGGCGGCTCCTATGGCGGCTATGCGGTCAATGCGGTGCTGGCGAACTATCCGGGCAATTTCATCGCCGGGGCCTCGCTCTACGGCGTCGCCGACTGGGTGACCGCGCTGGAGGTCGCCTCGCCGGCCCTTCGCGCCTCGGACCGCATCGAGTACGGCGACATCACCGAGGAGCGCTGGCAGGAGTTCTACCGGGAGAATTCCCCGATCCGCCAGGCCGAGCATATCGACGTGCCGGTGCTCTACAGCCACGGCGTCAACGATCCGCGCATCGACATCGCCGAGACCGAGACCATGGTGCGCACCCTGCGCGAGAACGGCGTGGAAGCGGTCTATGTCCGTATCCCCGACGAGGGCCATGGCTGGCGCAAGCTCTCCAACCAGCTCTTCTACTACCGCCTGCAGGCGGAATTCCTGGAGGAGAAGCTGGGGCTCGGCGAGGGGGAGTAG